A stretch of the Candidatus Nealsonbacteria bacterium genome encodes the following:
- a CDS encoding phosphoribosyl-ATP pyrophosphohydrolase, which produces MKRIYYNKLIRDKIPEKIKKSGGDFKIKKLKVKEFEKELIKKVGEESDGLLAAKTKKKLISELADVLDVIQEIKRFKGITSQQIKRAQKESNKKKGGFKKRLFLFWSSDTGYKTNERRYKNY; this is translated from the coding sequence ATGAAAAGAATTTACTACAACAAACTAATTCGCGATAAAATTCCCGAAAAGATTAAAAAGAGCGGGGGAGACTTTAAAATAAAAAAATTAAAGGTAAAAGAATTTGAAAAAGAGCTTATAAAGAAAGTAGGCGAGGAATCAGATGGCTTGCTCGCAGCAAAAACCAAAAAGAAGTTAATTTCAGAGTTGGCTGATGTTTTAGATGTTATTCAGGAAATAAAGAGATTTAAAGGAATTACAAGCCAACAGATAAAAAGAGCGCAAAAAGAAAGCAATAAAAAGAAAGGTGGATTTAAAAAAAGATTATTTCTTTTTTGGTCGTCAGATACCGGTTATAAAACTAACGAACGAAGATATAAAAATTACTAA
- a CDS encoding PIG-L family deacetylase, which yields MNEINFKNKTIMVVGAHPDDNDFVCGATVAKATKEGSKVIYLIATSGQRGSSDENITPEELGEIRRAEQIEAAKILGVAEVHFLDYHDGELVPNIELKERVVRFIRRYKPNFVFTMNPVHYYYKEYGFINHSDHRAIGEAVLDATYPLARDSLSFPEHKKTGLQPHKVKELFITTFLIEDANYFIDVTATMDIKIKALMVHKSQIGNFKNLEKRIKDRAGEFGKKEGFRFAEAFVRLRLPE from the coding sequence ATGAATGAAATTAATTTCAAAAATAAAACAATAATGGTAGTTGGCGCCCATCCTGATGACAATGATTTCGTCTGTGGAGCAACCGTTGCCAAAGCGACAAAAGAAGGATCCAAGGTCATCTATTTAATCGCCACCTCCGGTCAGAGGGGGAGTAGCGATGAAAATATTACCCCGGAGGAGCTGGGAGAGATAAGGAGAGCTGAACAGATAGAGGCAGCTAAAATTCTGGGCGTGGCAGAGGTTCACTTCCTGGATTATCACGATGGAGAATTGGTTCCCAACATTGAACTAAAAGAGAGGGTAGTTCGTTTTATCAGGCGATATAAACCAAATTTTGTTTTTACTATGAACCCCGTTCATTATTATTACAAAGAATATGGTTTTATTAACCACTCTGATCATCGGGCAATAGGAGAAGCTGTTTTAGATGCTACTTATCCTTTGGCCAGAGACAGCCTCTCGTTTCCCGAGCACAAAAAAACAGGACTTCAGCCCCATAAAGTAAAAGAGTTATTTATTACTACCTTTTTAATAGAAGATGCCAACTACTTTATTGACGTGACCGCAACTATGGATATCAAAATTAAAGCTTTAATGGTTCATAAATCCCAGATAGGGAACTTCAAAAATTTGGAAAAGAGAATTAAAGACAGAGCGGGTGAGTTTGGCAAGAAAGAAGGGTTTCGTTTTGCTGAGGCTTTTGTCAGGCTTCGGCTGCCAGAATAA
- a CDS encoding cysteine--tRNA ligase, translating to MKGLKIFNSQTRKREVFRQNSNKRTGIYVCGITPYDVTHLGHAFTYVFFDVVIRYLKFLGYKVIYVQNLTDIDDDILKESAKLRKNWREVVRNNSQKFLEEMKWLNNLQPDFYPRATDHIKEMIEIVKKLQKNGFAYERKGNVYFSIKKDKEYGKLSKLSKKKMLLIANERGNNPNDPNKKNPLDFVLWQAQKPKEPFWPSPWGEGRPGWHIECSAMSQKYLGETIDIYGGGSDLIFPHHESSIAQSEKATGQPFVRYWLHTGMLRYRRKKMSKSLGNLILIDDLRKIYSANTIRLLLLSHHYRSVWEFYKQDLQKAERLADLFKRVWFLSSGTGRTFNVKSYEKRFFEAMNNDFDTKKAISVLAELAKKTLSANRSMSLADAKSFLVKTFNILGLLIEYE from the coding sequence ATGAAAGGACTGAAAATCTTTAATTCGCAAACAAGAAAAAGAGAAGTCTTTCGGCAAAATTCCAATAAAAGAACAGGCATTTATGTTTGCGGCATTACCCCCTATGACGTTACCCATTTAGGGCATGCTTTCACTTACGTTTTTTTTGACGTGGTAATCAGATATTTAAAGTTTCTTGGTTATAAGGTTATCTATGTGCAAAATCTGACAGATATTGATGATGATATCCTGAAAGAATCTGCTAAGTTGAGGAAGAATTGGAGGGAAGTGGTTAGAAATAATTCTCAAAAATTTCTGGAAGAAATGAAATGGCTCAACAACCTCCAACCTGATTTTTATCCTCGAGCTACTGATCACATCAAAGAAATGATAGAAATAGTTAAAAAGCTTCAGAAGAATGGCTTTGCCTATGAAAGAAAAGGAAATGTTTACTTTTCAATTAAGAAAGATAAGGAATACGGAAAGCTGAGCAAACTCTCGAAAAAGAAAATGCTGCTCATTGCCAATGAACGGGGCAATAACCCAAATGATCCCAACAAGAAAAATCCCCTTGATTTTGTTCTTTGGCAAGCCCAAAAACCCAAAGAACCCTTTTGGCCTTCTCCCTGGGGCGAAGGAAGGCCGGGTTGGCATATCGAATGCAGCGCTATGTCACAAAAATACCTCGGCGAAACAATTGATATTTATGGGGGAGGGTCTGATTTGATTTTTCCTCATCACGAAAGTTCAATCGCCCAGTCGGAGAAAGCAACCGGCCAGCCATTTGTCAGATATTGGCTGCATACTGGAATGCTGCGCTATCGAAGAAAAAAAATGAGCAAGTCTTTGGGGAACTTAATTTTAATTGATGATTTACGGAAAATATATAGCGCTAACACGATAAGGCTTCTGCTTCTTTCTCATCATTATCGTTCAGTTTGGGAGTTTTATAAACAGGACCTTCAAAAAGCGGAAAGGCTTGCTGATTTATTTAAAAGGGTTTGGTTTTTATCTTCCGGCACAGGTAGAACATTTAATGTGAAGAGCTATGAAAAGAGATTTTTTGAAGCAATGAACAATGATTTTGATACCAAGAAAGCAATTAGCGTTTTGGCGGAGTTAGCCAAAAAAACTTTAAGTGCCAATAGGAGTATGAGTTTGGCTGATGCCAAATCTTTCTTAGTTAAAACATTTAATATTCTCGGTTTATTAATTGAATATGAATGA
- the tsaA gene encoding tRNA (N6-threonylcarbamoyladenosine(37)-N6)-methyltransferase TrmO — MEIKLKPIGFAKNQEKQHFGSWDKVATDLVIDEKYQKALKGLEDYSHLIVIYWMHEVKTCDIRHVPQDKVGEVPEVGIFACRCAQRPNPIGVSTVKIIGIKDNVVTVQGLDVVKDTPILDIKPYTPQYDAVTDAEVPDWINKLDY, encoded by the coding sequence ATGGAAATTAAATTAAAGCCGATTGGCTTTGCTAAAAACCAGGAAAAGCAACATTTTGGATCATGGGATAAGGTGGCTACTGATTTGGTTATTGATGAGAAATATCAAAAAGCTTTGAAGGGATTGGAGGATTATTCTCATCTTATCGTGATTTATTGGATGCACGAAGTTAAAACTTGCGATATCCGCCATGTACCGCAAGATAAAGTGGGCGAGGTGCCAGAAGTCGGAATTTTTGCCTGTCGCTGTGCCCAGCGACCAAACCCGATTGGCGTCTCAACAGTAAAGATTATCGGCATTAAAGATAATGTTGTAACCGTACAAGGTCTCGATGTTGTCAAAGATACCCCAATTCTTGATATCAAACCATATACGCCGCAATATGATGCCGTCACCGATGCCGAAGTTCCGGATTGGATCAATAAATTAGATTATTAA
- a CDS encoding DUF362 domain-containing protein, producing the protein MEKVSKVKIGDDLKKSILESVNSIGGFKRFIKPGEVVLLKPNFNTTDPFPASSDPEFIKAVVELVYDCGVKIVMIGDSATMSLNTRKVMEKLKIFDLEKMKRPPRIYVFEERKWVNKKIPGGKYLKNVSVTEFLDRADKLIFLPNLKTHSYAEFTGSLKLSVGFMKPIQRIRLHTRHLQEKVAELNKIINPDLVIMDARKCFITKGPAEGEVREPGLILASTDRVAIDVEGIKIIQSFNGNSLKDIDPWELPQIKRAIEIGISVKT; encoded by the coding sequence ATGGAAAAAGTATCAAAAGTAAAAATTGGAGACGATTTAAAAAAGTCTATTTTAGAATCGGTGAATTCAATTGGTGGTTTTAAGCGATTTATCAAGCCCGGAGAGGTGGTTTTATTAAAGCCCAATTTTAATACTACCGACCCCTTTCCGGCTTCTTCTGATCCGGAATTTATAAAAGCTGTGGTTGAGTTGGTTTATGATTGTGGGGTTAAAATAGTAATGATTGGTGATTCTGCGACCATGAGTTTAAATACTCGCAAAGTAATGGAAAAGCTTAAAATTTTTGATTTGGAAAAGATGAAGCGGCCTCCCCGGATTTATGTCTTTGAAGAACGGAAGTGGGTAAATAAAAAGATACCGGGCGGAAAGTATCTAAAAAACGTTTCGGTAACCGAATTTTTAGATCGAGCTGATAAGTTAATATTCCTTCCTAATTTAAAAACCCATTCTTATGCTGAATTTACCGGCAGTTTAAAGCTTTCTGTTGGCTTTATGAAACCAATCCAGCGTATTCGTCTTCACACAAGGCATCTCCAGGAAAAAGTAGCTGAACTAAATAAAATAATCAATCCCGATTTGGTTATTATGGACGCAAGAAAGTGTTTCATTACTAAAGGACCTGCCGAGGGTGAGGTTCGCGAGCCAGGTTTGATTTTAGCTTCAACTGACAGAGTTGCTATTGATGTCGAAGGTATAAAAATAATCCAGAGTTTTAATGGTAATTCGCTCAAAGATATCGATCCCTGGGAATTACCGCAAATTAAAAGAGCGATAGAGATTGGTATTTCAGTAAAAACTTAA
- a CDS encoding ABC transporter, with amino-acid sequence MKHELKAIYIIWLREIIRYWRNWIRSVSSLIMPILWLVILGSGISASLSFAPSGTESFNYINFIFPGILAMIILFSSIFGALTIVYDREFGFSKEFFVAPISRTSIVIGKILGGATTATIQASLMLLLTPLIGIKISFLTIIILFPAMFLIAFGMSSLGVLLASQMKSTESFPMVMQFIMMPMFFLSGALFPLQGVPAWLAGLAQFNPLTYGVNILRHIIFSGEDISKEIIQSFSTTIFGQSLTFSISLLIFLSFTLIVVSLSAISFNRIE; translated from the coding sequence ATGAAACACGAACTTAAAGCAATTTATATCATTTGGCTAAGGGAGATTATAAGATATTGGAGAAATTGGATAAGATCAGTTTCTAGTCTGATAATGCCGATTTTATGGCTTGTGATTTTAGGATCTGGAATTTCTGCTTCGCTAAGCTTTGCTCCATCAGGAACAGAAAGCTTTAACTACATTAATTTTATTTTTCCGGGAATTTTAGCAATGATTATTTTATTTTCTTCAATATTTGGAGCTCTAACTATTGTTTATGATAGGGAATTCGGATTTTCTAAAGAATTTTTTGTGGCTCCCATTTCTCGCACTTCAATAGTTATAGGCAAAATTCTTGGTGGGGCCACTACTGCCACTATTCAAGCTTCCTTAATGCTTCTTTTAACGCCGTTAATTGGAATAAAAATATCTTTTTTAACTATAATTATATTATTTCCAGCAATGTTCCTTATTGCTTTTGGAATGAGTTCATTGGGCGTACTTTTAGCTTCGCAAATGAAGAGTACGGAAAGCTTTCCAATGGTTATGCAGTTTATTATGATGCCGATGTTTTTTCTTAGCGGAGCTCTATTTCCTCTACAGGGAGTGCCAGCGTGGCTTGCTGGACTTGCACAATTTAATCCACTTACTTATGGAGTTAATATTTTAAGACATATAATTTTTAGCGGAGAAGATATATCGAAAGAAATTATTCAATCTTTTTCCACTACGATTTTCGGACAATCACTAACTTTTTCTATCAGTCTTCTTATTTTTCTTTCATTTACATTAATCGTGGTTTCTCTTTCTGCAATTTCCTTTAATAGGATAGAATAA
- a CDS encoding ATP-binding cassette domain-containing protein: MDSIIKVENLTKKFNSFLAVNDISFEVKEGEIFGFLGPNGAGKTTTINILTTQLKPTKGTAILAGFNVVSDPNNARRCFGIVFQDPSLDLELTAWENLKFHAMLYNIPGPKTKKKSKELLEMVGLQGRENTIVKKFSGGMKRRLEVARGLLHEPRILFLDEPTLGLDPQTRTHIWDYVFKIQKEHKMTIFLTTHSMEEAENCTRVAIIDHGKIIVLDTPEQLKKATGTETMNDMFLKITGRDFRDEETYDAKEKIRQDLKLRNR, encoded by the coding sequence ATGGATTCAATCATTAAAGTTGAAAATCTTACCAAAAAATTTAATAGTTTTTTGGCGGTTAATGATATTTCTTTTGAAGTCAAAGAGGGAGAAATTTTTGGTTTTTTGGGGCCAAATGGAGCCGGCAAAACAACAACTATTAATATACTTACAACCCAACTAAAGCCTACCAAGGGAACAGCAATTCTTGCTGGATTTAATGTTGTTTCAGATCCTAATAACGCGAGGCGATGTTTTGGAATTGTTTTTCAAGATCCTTCTTTAGATCTTGAACTTACTGCCTGGGAAAATTTGAAATTTCACGCTATGTTATATAATATTCCTGGTCCTAAAACGAAAAAGAAATCAAAAGAACTTTTAGAAATGGTTGGGCTTCAAGGCAGGGAAAATACTATTGTGAAAAAGTTTTCTGGGGGAATGAAAAGACGACTTGAAGTTGCCAGGGGTCTTCTTCATGAGCCTAGAATTTTATTTCTTGATGAACCAACGCTTGGGCTTGATCCCCAAACTCGAACTCATATCTGGGATTATGTTTTCAAAATTCAGAAAGAACACAAAATGACTATCTTTTTAACCACTCATTCAATGGAAGAGGCGGAAAATTGCACCAGAGTCGCTATTATTGATCACGGAAAGATTATAGTTCTTGATACTCCAGAACAACTTAAAAAAGCGACTGGAACAGAAACGATGAACGATATGTTTTTAAAGATTACTGGTCGGGATTTTCGTGATGAAGAAACTTATGACGCTAAAGAAAAAATACGTCAGGATCTAAAACTTAGGAATCGTTAA
- a CDS encoding DUF3175 domain-containing protein, giving the protein MRRKSKKYWSGYVTKYSNALDLDRNVFTWKNPKRIARSLKLSAEISCRRKAEPFQSAMSMLNFYINRAGKNLPSKRKKILEQAKVELRKAFNRL; this is encoded by the coding sequence ATGAGAAGAAAGAGTAAAAAGTATTGGTCTGGATATGTGACAAAATACAGCAATGCTTTAGATTTGGATCGCAACGTATTTACCTGGAAAAATCCGAAGCGTATTGCAAGGTCATTAAAACTGTCGGCGGAAATAAGCTGTCGCCGCAAAGCTGAACCTTTTCAATCAGCAATGTCTATGCTTAATTTCTACATTAACCGGGCAGGAAAAAATTTGCCGTCAAAAAGGAAAAAAATCCTTGAGCAAGCAAAGGTTGAACTGCGAAAAGCGTTCAACCGGTTATGA
- a CDS encoding nitroreductase family protein, which produces MENEALKNILTRHSIREFTGNEVKKEDLLTILKAAMSAPSAVNQQPWSFVVVTKRETLDALCEKLPYAKMLSKAGAAIVVCGLPDKSKLLNLVLKVVIKSLLKDFWVQDCSAASENILLAAHALGYGAVWTAIFPAEALVKNVQKILGVPEYVIPLNVIPIGVPVKKNQPPKDKFKENNIHWEKW; this is translated from the coding sequence ATGGAAAACGAAGCTCTAAAAAATATTCTTACTCGCCATAGCATCCGGGAATTCACGGGGAATGAAGTTAAAAAAGAGGATTTGTTGACGATATTAAAAGCAGCGATGTCGGCGCCATCGGCCGTTAATCAACAGCCCTGGTCATTTGTCGTTGTGACTAAGCGGGAAACTTTAGACGCACTTTGTGAAAAGCTGCCTTACGCCAAAATGCTTTCAAAAGCCGGCGCGGCCATTGTGGTTTGCGGTTTACCCGACAAATCAAAGCTTTTAAATCTTGTGCTTAAAGTGGTGATAAAGTCGTTACTCAAAGATTTTTGGGTTCAGGACTGCTCAGCCGCCTCAGAAAATATTTTATTAGCCGCGCATGCTTTGGGCTATGGCGCGGTTTGGACTGCGATTTTTCCCGCCGAGGCATTAGTTAAAAATGTTCAGAAAATTCTAGGAGTTCCTGAATATGTTATTCCTTTAAATGTTATTCCGATTGGCGTGCCGGTTAAAAAAAACCAACCGCCAAAAGACAAATTCAAAGAAAACAACATTCATTGGGAAAAATGGTAA
- a CDS encoding endonuclease, with protein MNAFEKLYKELKRKYGLPKGQWVLWCKRPKTRKEREEVMIGAILTQRTNWKNVELALNNLKRTKINSLKNIYKLGAKKLAPLIKPSGFYQVKGDYLFYLAEFILNNYSDSERMKKAKLKELREQLLTLKGIGPETSDSILLYALDKPVFVIDEYTRRLVQKRSLAKDLSYAFLQKLFEQKLRKDFRLYQDFHALIVIDGKNK; from the coding sequence ATGAATGCTTTTGAGAAATTATACAAAGAGTTGAAAAGAAAATACGGGTTACCTAAAGGACAATGGGTTCTTTGGTGTAAAAGACCTAAAACCAGAAAAGAAAGAGAAGAAGTGATGATTGGCGCGATTTTAACCCAAAGAACGAACTGGAAAAATGTAGAATTAGCTTTAAATAATTTAAAGAGAACGAAGATAAATTCTTTAAAAAATATTTATAAATTAGGTGCTAAAAAGCTAGCACCTTTAATCAAACCATCGGGATTTTACCAGGTCAAAGGAGATTATCTTTTTTATCTGGCAGAATTTATTCTTAATAATTATAGTGATTCGGAAAGAATGAAAAAAGCAAAACTTAAGGAGTTGAGGGAACAATTATTAACATTAAAAGGCATTGGTCCGGAAACATCTGACAGCATTTTACTTTATGCTTTAGATAAACCAGTTTTTGTCATCGATGAGTATACTCGACGCTTAGTTCAAAAACGAAGCCTGGCCAAGGATTTATCCTACGCATTTTTGCAAAAACTATTCGAACAGAAACTAAGAAAAGATTTTCGATTATATCAAGATTTCCATGCTTTAATTGTCATTGACGGTAAAAATAAATAA
- a CDS encoding DUF2769 domain-containing protein, which produces MNLFKKLIRNTTSPFCICSRCPSYPGKKDPKVYCEYGKSEYPTDKRGCICSKCIVWKINRFKNQYYCEVGKDPKSRI; this is translated from the coding sequence ATGAATTTATTCAAAAAACTTATTCGGAATACAACTTCGCCTTTTTGTATTTGCAGCAGATGCCCGAGCTACCCCGGCAAAAAAGATCCAAAAGTTTATTGCGAATACGGAAAAAGTGAATACCCGACAGATAAACGAGGCTGTATTTGTTCAAAATGTATAGTTTGGAAAATTAACCGTTTTAAAAATCAGTACTACTGCGAAGTCGGCAAGGATCCCAAGTCTAGAATTTAG
- a CDS encoding ArsR family transcriptional regulator, whose amino-acid sequence MAKTTKTAKIAKTAKQLERHFKGVANHRRIAILILVGESEGITLEGIAEALECNIKTISEHTRRLVQAGLLNKKYQGRMVIHTLSPYGKVFCNFIITFQHS is encoded by the coding sequence ATGGCAAAAACGACAAAAACAGCAAAAATAGCAAAAACAGCAAAGCAATTGGAAAGGCATTTTAAGGGCGTGGCTAACCATCGGAGAATAGCCATCCTTATTTTAGTCGGCGAGTCAGAGGGGATTACTCTTGAAGGAATTGCTGAAGCGCTTGAGTGCAATATTAAAACAATTTCCGAACATACTCGTCGGTTAGTCCAAGCTGGGCTTCTAAATAAAAAATATCAGGGTCGTATGGTTATTCATACACTGTCGCCTTATGGTAAAGTGTTCTGCAATTTTATTATAACCTTCCAACATTCTTGA
- a CDS encoding radical SAM protein, translating to MKLIKVKAKSIFTRSKLPGVKWAINQYVGCQHACLYCYAKFISKWRPPNYGKWGTWIEIKINAPELVKGKYVDGWVYMSSITDPYQPIEKDLKLTKRILENLDKKIKLSIQTKSDLVLRDIDIFKKFKNIEIGLTINSFDGETKRIFEPFSTSNERRINTLKNLKEEGFKTYAFVSPIIPGLINLKDVIEKTKKFVDYYFFEMINVRGAGKEFMDILKEKFPKSYNILKDRKKFLKFIQECKNIISSENIEVRGIATHN from the coding sequence ATTAAATTAATTAAGGTAAAAGCGAAATCAATTTTTACTAGAAGCAAACTGCCGGGAGTAAAGTGGGCAATCAATCAATATGTTGGATGCCAACATGCCTGCCTTTATTGCTATGCCAAATTTATATCTAAATGGCGGCCGCCCAATTACGGAAAGTGGGGGACTTGGATTGAAATAAAGATAAACGCTCCAGAATTAGTAAAAGGGAAGTATGTAGACGGTTGGGTCTATATGAGTTCTATTACTGACCCCTATCAACCAATTGAGAAAGACTTGAAACTAACCAAGAGAATTTTGGAGAATTTAGACAAAAAAATAAAGCTTTCTATTCAAACAAAATCAGATTTAGTTTTACGAGATATAGATATCTTCAAAAAATTTAAAAATATTGAAATTGGCTTAACGATAAATAGTTTTGATGGCGAGACAAAACGCATCTTTGAGCCATTTTCGACCTCAAATGAAAGGAGAATTAATACTTTAAAGAATCTTAAAGAAGAGGGATTTAAAACCTATGCCTTTGTCAGCCCTATAATTCCAGGTTTAATAAACTTAAAAGATGTAATTGAGAAAACGAAAAAATTCGTTGATTATTATTTTTTTGAAATGATTAACGTAAGAGGGGCCGGAAAAGAATTCATGGACATATTAAAAGAAAAATTTCCTAAAAGTTATAATATTTTAAAAGATAGGAAGAAATTTCTAAAATTCATTCAGGAATGCAAGAATATTATCTCTTCAGAGAATATTGAAGTTCGAGGAATAGCAACCCATAATTAA